From Halotia branconii CENA392, the proteins below share one genomic window:
- a CDS encoding sensor histidine kinase, with protein MDFSQVLAEKTDTILYHWVIAVRKDRRIESADDLSYTAIRNHIPDVLKAMVTVLSKSEDSDIKSIVTASFQHGVLRFEQGFDPAEIAREYHLLRTVIFETIETDLLRITPAGIIRSMRLIDAVIDEASARCFKSYVNERLREIQYLYASLTSHNQELKRLVNANQDYISQLAHDFKHPLTSIIGYSDLFLRQQRQKDTDVNIEHIERVLRNGRHLLRLINDVLEISRYDAGQIKLQPESTDVRELIKNVCEMLEPMAAQKNLQVVVNCDRAPDKVITDSLQLQQIVTNLLSNAIRYTKSGTIKILCQILDDDRQAIALMLPSNSVLENLSPATSETMVTACEAILDHKPYFAIAISDTGIGIAPEDQGRIFEPYFRANSANQPPLPDSTGLGLAIVYRLVKLLQGQINLISQVGIGSTFFVKLPLQVEIHSKEQRTVN; from the coding sequence ATGGATTTTAGTCAAGTACTGGCTGAAAAAACTGATACAATCCTTTATCACTGGGTGATAGCAGTTCGCAAGGATAGGCGAATTGAAAGTGCGGATGATCTATCTTATACAGCAATTAGAAATCATATCCCTGATGTCTTGAAAGCGATGGTGACGGTGCTTTCTAAATCTGAGGATAGTGATATCAAGTCGATTGTAACTGCTAGTTTCCAGCATGGGGTGCTGCGATTTGAACAAGGTTTTGATCCAGCAGAAATTGCCCGTGAGTATCATCTATTACGAACAGTTATTTTTGAAACTATAGAAACAGATTTATTGAGGATAACACCCGCAGGGATAATTCGTTCTATGCGTTTGATTGACGCTGTGATTGATGAAGCGAGCGCGCGGTGTTTTAAAAGTTATGTCAATGAGCGTTTGCGAGAAATCCAGTATTTATACGCATCATTAACAAGCCATAATCAAGAACTTAAACGCTTAGTTAATGCCAATCAAGATTATATTTCACAACTAGCTCACGACTTCAAACATCCTCTAACTTCGATTATTGGATACTCGGATCTGTTTTTACGCCAACAACGCCAGAAAGATACTGATGTCAATATAGAACATATTGAGCGCGTATTACGTAATGGCAGACATTTACTGCGCCTGATTAATGATGTCTTAGAAATTTCCCGGTATGACGCAGGACAGATCAAACTCCAGCCAGAATCTACTGATGTGCGTGAATTAATCAAAAATGTGTGCGAAATGTTAGAGCCGATGGCTGCACAAAAAAATTTACAAGTTGTGGTAAACTGCGATCGCGCTCCAGATAAAGTAATTACAGATTCTTTACAATTACAGCAGATTGTAACTAATCTTTTGAGTAACGCCATTCGCTACACTAAATCAGGAACCATTAAGATATTGTGTCAAATTTTGGATGATGATAGACAAGCGATCGCTTTGATGTTGCCCAGTAATTCTGTTTTAGAAAATCTCTCTCCTGCAACCTCTGAAACAATGGTAACTGCTTGCGAGGCAATTTTGGATCACAAACCATACTTTGCGATCGCGATTTCTGACACAGGAATTGGCATTGCACCAGAAGATCAAGGCCGAATATTTGAACCTTACTTTCGTGCTAATTCTGCCAATCAGCCGCCTCTTCCCGACAGCACTGGCTTAGGATTAGCAATAGTTTACCGCTTAGTGAAACTGTTACAAGGACAAATCAACTTAATTTCTCAAGTGGGGATTGGTTCTACTTTTTTTGTGAAATTGCCTTTGCAAGTAGAAATACATAGTAAAGAACAAAGAACTGTCAACTAA
- a CDS encoding universal stress protein, producing MLVRLQSTIGRDDLIEQMVLLPEPKKPLTKNTQKEKPVNLIVGYDASPNSHTALDIAFWIAHQTRLATNTQVTVQAVYVVERNHKSHYLESLSFSRYIPQLECAVSNVSRSITPVLIQPKLQVDVKSAQDKSTATLQEADTILWQARSLAEEWQGSFQSHLRFGDIATELKKVVELEAANILFLGCKSVNHPIIQTLDTNFPCAVVGIPNCIDE from the coding sequence ATGTTAGTGCGCTTGCAAAGCACCATAGGTAGAGATGATTTAATTGAGCAAATGGTATTACTACCAGAGCCAAAGAAACCTTTGACTAAAAATACTCAAAAAGAAAAACCAGTCAACTTAATTGTTGGTTATGACGCTTCTCCTAACAGTCATACTGCTCTAGATATCGCTTTCTGGATTGCTCACCAAACACGTTTAGCTACCAACACCCAAGTCACAGTACAAGCAGTTTATGTAGTTGAACGAAATCACAAAAGTCACTATCTTGAATCTTTGAGTTTTAGCAGATATATACCTCAGCTAGAATGTGCAGTCAGTAACGTTTCAAGGTCTATTACACCCGTTTTAATTCAACCCAAATTGCAGGTAGATGTAAAGTCTGCACAAGATAAATCCACAGCTACCCTCCAAGAAGCAGACACAATTCTTTGGCAAGCGCGAAGTCTAGCTGAGGAATGGCAAGGTTCCTTCCAATCTCATTTGCGGTTTGGTGATATTGCCACAGAACTGAAAAAAGTTGTGGAATTAGAAGCTGCTAATATACTTTTTTTAGGCTGTAAATCTGTTAATCATCCCATAATTCAGACATTAGATACTAATTTTCCTTGTGCCGTTGTTGGTATTCCTAATTGTATTGATGAATAA
- a CDS encoding SLC13 family permease produces MENWQALLSVFTFLSVIILIMMEWVHLTIIALLGALLLIFTNIMTMQEAVDYIGNSYGTLGLFFGVMVLIRAFEPTKIFDYLATQIVILAKGEGKRLLVGIVAIVTPICAVLPNATTVMLLAPLIPPMAQELGFNFVPLLILMVLVANSAGLLTLVGDPATFIVGDAVNISFIDYLLRLSLGGVIAVAVVIVTLPFLFRKIWNTKLDNLEELPHPQINHPRVLTLGAVIVAFVLIFFVIGESLPIPISPAAVALLGAALALLLSHNSKIDSVNNILRDVDWSTLIFFMSIFVLIGGLEKTGVINGLSGILAVILGKNIVLGSLVLLFFVGILSSLVPNIPLVVGMVPLLKQYIVTVGLAPAEVLAQDFQGQFPPEVLPLFYAMMFGATLGGNGTLVGASSNIVAAGVAEQHGRRISFKTFLHYGIPVMLLQLVASALYVLIRFLI; encoded by the coding sequence GTGGAAAACTGGCAAGCGCTCTTGAGTGTTTTCACATTTCTAAGCGTGATTATTTTAATCATGATGGAATGGGTACATCTGACTATTATTGCCTTATTGGGAGCATTGTTATTAATTTTTACCAACATCATGACTATGCAAGAAGCTGTCGATTACATCGGCAACAGTTATGGAACACTGGGCTTATTTTTTGGAGTTATGGTGTTAATACGGGCTTTCGAGCCTACCAAAATATTTGATTATTTAGCCACTCAAATAGTGATTTTGGCTAAAGGGGAAGGCAAGCGTTTATTAGTTGGTATCGTAGCTATTGTTACCCCTATTTGTGCAGTTTTGCCAAATGCTACTACAGTCATGTTATTAGCACCTTTAATTCCGCCAATGGCACAGGAATTAGGCTTTAATTTTGTGCCTTTACTGATATTAATGGTATTAGTTGCTAATAGTGCCGGACTACTTACCTTAGTAGGTGATCCAGCTACTTTTATTGTTGGTGATGCCGTTAATATTAGCTTTATAGATTATTTATTACGCTTGAGTTTAGGGGGAGTAATTGCCGTTGCTGTTGTGATAGTAACGTTACCATTTTTATTTCGTAAAATTTGGAATACCAAACTAGATAATCTCGAAGAGCTACCACACCCCCAAATTAATCATCCACGAGTTCTAACTTTGGGTGCAGTAATTGTAGCTTTCGTATTAATCTTTTTTGTCATCGGAGAATCTTTACCAATCCCCATCTCACCTGCTGCTGTTGCTTTGTTAGGAGCAGCTTTAGCTTTATTGCTATCTCATAACAGCAAAATTGATTCAGTAAATAATATCTTGCGGGATGTAGACTGGAGTACACTCATATTTTTTATGAGTATATTTGTGCTAATTGGAGGGCTAGAAAAAACAGGTGTAATCAATGGTTTATCAGGAATATTGGCAGTAATTTTGGGTAAAAATATTGTTCTAGGTTCGTTGGTCTTATTATTTTTTGTCGGCATATTATCCAGCCTAGTACCGAATATTCCTTTAGTAGTAGGAATGGTACCCTTACTCAAACAATACATTGTTACTGTCGGACTAGCGCCTGCGGAAGTCTTAGCACAAGACTTTCAAGGACAATTTCCTCCTGAAGTGTTGCCCCTGTTTTATGCCATGATGTTTGGTGCAACTTTGGGAGGCAATGGCACATTAGTAGGAGCATCTTCTAATATTGTCGCTGCGGGAGTTGCTGAACAGCACGGACGACGTATTTCGTTTAAAACTTTTCTCCACTATGGTATTCCGGTAATGCTACTGCAACTTGTAGCTTCAGCATTGTACGTGTTGATTCGCTTTTTAATTTAG
- a CDS encoding Rab family GTPase, giving the protein MIQKKICMVGAFATGKTSLIARFVHSVFSERYYTTVGVKIDKKTIEVQDKKLNFIIWDLYGEDEFQKVRTSYLRGSSGYVLVVDGTRYSTLEKAFNLQIRVEDAIGKVPFILVLNKWDMTNEWEIEDSEIDAVIQKGWSVIKTSAKNGLGVEEVFQSLAKKILDG; this is encoded by the coding sequence ATGATCCAGAAAAAAATTTGTATGGTAGGTGCTTTTGCCACAGGTAAAACTAGTTTAATAGCAAGGTTTGTGCATAGTGTTTTTTCCGAAAGATATTATACTACTGTAGGTGTAAAAATTGATAAAAAAACTATAGAAGTTCAAGATAAGAAATTAAATTTTATTATTTGGGATCTTTATGGAGAAGATGAATTTCAAAAAGTCAGAACGTCATATTTACGAGGTTCATCTGGTTATGTATTAGTAGTAGATGGCACAAGATATTCTACTTTAGAAAAAGCTTTTAATCTGCAAATAAGAGTAGAAGATGCTATTGGTAAAGTTCCTTTTATTTTGGTACTTAATAAATGGGATATGACTAATGAATGGGAAATTGAAGATTCCGAAATAGATGCTGTTATTCAGAAAGGTTGGAGTGTGATTAAAACTAGTGCAAAAAATGGATTAGGTGTAGAAGAAGTTTTCCAAAGTCTTGCTAAAAAAATATTGGATGGATAG
- a CDS encoding chlorophyll a/b-binding protein — METRSSTDLPTIATEYNGRDRNAFLFGFNPQAELWNGRLAMIGFLAYLLWDLAGYSVLRDVLHLIGY; from the coding sequence ATGGAAACTCGCTCCTCCACAGATTTACCCACAATTGCTACAGAATACAACGGTCGTGATCGCAATGCATTCCTGTTTGGCTTTAACCCTCAAGCTGAACTATGGAATGGTCGTTTAGCAATGATTGGCTTTTTAGCTTACTTACTTTGGGACTTAGCAGGCTATAGCGTCCTGCGCGATGTTCTGCACTTAATTGGCTACTAA
- a CDS encoding chlorophyll a/b-binding protein, whose amino-acid sequence METRPNTDLPIDAKAYNGIDRNAFIFGFNPQAELWNGRLAMIGFLAYLLWDLAGYSVLRDVLHLVGY is encoded by the coding sequence ATGGAAACTCGTCCTAATACCGATTTACCAATTGATGCTAAAGCTTATAATGGCATTGACCGTAATGCTTTCATATTTGGCTTTAACCCTCAAGCTGAACTGTGGAATGGTCGTTTAGCAATGATTGGCTTTTTAGCTTACTTACTTTGGGATTTAGCAGGTTACAGCGTTTTGCGTGATGTACTGCACTTAGTTGGCTACTAA
- a CDS encoding sensor histidine kinase — translation MNDSILSDIFATLNILVLERVDINLFKIISNVPPWLVHFCRQNFTPGMDILIPQEEFSFLENFLIDAEEFWQNNSNIKLSSGLWSEVDLNGEECQLEAYAICVDTKKILLIELLGDKFTNKQYLIQKGRENQLDYQRLIKDNQKKDVLIHCIIHDIAGQLSAINCCLALLEFENLTLKGKEYLEIGRKQSTRQEMLIRDILDLFSAEMLSLEAFTISPEIAPSLLSSAQEVIELFKPTYVLHNMQLQLASQIDLSADWKVVADKSRLDRVISNLVENAYRHSPLHSTVVIDLQADGEYILFTIDDQGSGVSPEIVDTLFQKFSQGKNKSGRVGLGLYFCRIIIERWGGEIGYLPNPKGGSRFWFRLPRPVMQQNPTNFF, via the coding sequence ATGAATGATTCTATACTTTCTGATATATTTGCCACCCTGAATATTCTTGTTTTAGAACGGGTTGATATTAATCTATTCAAAATAATTAGCAATGTACCTCCTTGGTTAGTACATTTTTGTCGTCAAAACTTTACGCCAGGTATGGATATATTAATACCTCAAGAAGAGTTTTCTTTTTTAGAAAACTTTCTCATTGATGCAGAGGAGTTTTGGCAAAATAATAGCAATATTAAATTGAGTTCAGGTCTATGGAGCGAGGTAGATTTAAATGGGGAAGAATGCCAATTGGAAGCTTATGCAATTTGTGTAGATACAAAAAAAATTTTATTAATCGAATTGTTGGGAGACAAATTTACAAATAAACAATATCTGATCCAAAAAGGTAGAGAAAATCAGTTAGATTATCAACGATTAATCAAAGATAATCAAAAAAAAGATGTATTAATTCATTGTATTATTCACGATATAGCAGGACAATTAAGTGCTATAAACTGCTGTCTAGCTCTTTTGGAATTTGAAAATTTAACACTTAAAGGAAAAGAATATTTAGAAATTGGTAGGAAGCAATCGACTAGACAAGAAATGCTAATTAGGGATATTTTAGATTTATTTTCAGCTGAAATGTTATCATTAGAAGCCTTTACAATTTCTCCTGAGATAGCACCTAGTCTTTTAAGTTCTGCACAAGAGGTGATTGAGCTTTTTAAACCTACTTATGTGCTTCACAATATGCAATTACAGCTTGCCAGTCAAATTGATCTTAGCGCAGACTGGAAAGTTGTTGCAGATAAATCGCGTTTGGATAGAGTAATCTCTAATCTTGTAGAAAATGCTTATCGCCATAGTCCTCTACATTCTACTGTAGTGATTGATTTACAAGCAGATGGAGAATATATTCTGTTTACTATAGATGATCAAGGTAGTGGTGTTTCACCAGAGATAGTAGATACTTTGTTTCAAAAATTTTCTCAAGGTAAAAATAAATCAGGTAGAGTAGGGCTGGGTCTTTATTTTTGCCGAATTATCATTGAACGCTGGGGAGGAGAGATTGGTTATTTACCAAATCCAAAAGGCGGTTCCAGATTTTGGTTCCGCCTACCTAGACCAGTTATGCAACAAAACCCAACAAACTTTTTTTAA
- a CDS encoding MFS transporter yields MFQSTEIILGLCQPLLWLAQAPVIDPSAVTPAQASVLTSGPRFFVALISGVILAFAFQLVLTNLSVAAGISYMGHTSDSDSDNGEVGSLGGTIRKIGTAVGIWTLVTVTIALLIASFLAVKLSLLVLDPRLGAILGLVIWGAYFLLLMWVSSTTVGSLIGSVVNTATSGFQAIMGTATAAMGAKAINQQVVATAEAAAAAVRREVGSAIDPMSIRENVEDYLERLRPPELDLSQIRSEFERLIKDPQLLAIAGSPDLRNIDRQKFIDLVSSRTDLSRRDINRVSDTLYNVWQQVVGQQQPVQDRLGELMDYLKSLPSGQTKTDELNAKLDQLAAEMRSSKEADQKATPGPIQQTIQQGISALTGVVLGRADLSDLDVEKILRSLTTAKDKATEQADKLGLPTPSQPYSPIRADAENYLLNTYAWQLSSERMAEEFRDVIYDPAADPGTVRRELERLSRNDFAKTLQQRGLLTQGQIQRITERLEIVRKEVLVLVTAEEEREIVQDLQRAVESYLIVTAKADLTPEGIEHNFKPLLADPDADYETLSRRLAQLDRQEMRRILLQRIDIQQYEVDNILNELEKQRDHVLIESKGLAEQAQFQAESLWLNVESYLRNTGKSELNPNAIRADLKKLLEDPQAGMTAIRARLSRFDRDTLVQVLSQRQDLSEEQVNQIIDSVEESWHSIRHTPQALAEKAKEQYDSVTTTIADYLRNTGKAELNPEGIQRDFNRLFENPKEGSVALRRRLSQVDRDTLVKLLSQRQDLSETQVNEIIDSVQTSIRNVIKAPRRLATRTQQRVRNFQTYLEEYLRQTGKEELNPEGIKRDVQLLLHDPQVGMESFSDRLSHFDRSTIIALLKIREDMTDEEAAQIADNIISVRDQFVEQVRSIQRRIQDVIDGVFARIRYYLNSLERPELNYDGIKHDVRTFFDDPQAGFDALRDRLSSFDRDTLVAIMSSREDISEEDANRIIDQIERARNTVLQRAERIQHEAQRRLEQVKHQAQRQAEETRKAAATAAWWLFATAVVSAIFSALGGAIAVAPL; encoded by the coding sequence ATGTTTCAAAGTACGGAAATTATACTGGGACTCTGCCAGCCATTATTATGGCTGGCACAGGCTCCAGTAATAGATCCCTCAGCTGTCACGCCAGCACAGGCATCGGTTCTCACCTCTGGGCCACGTTTTTTTGTCGCTTTAATCTCCGGTGTCATCCTGGCTTTTGCTTTCCAATTAGTATTGACCAATCTTTCCGTCGCAGCTGGTATTTCCTACATGGGACATACATCTGATTCGGATTCAGATAATGGGGAAGTCGGAAGTTTGGGCGGCACGATTCGCAAAATTGGTACAGCAGTAGGGATTTGGACATTAGTCACTGTGACGATCGCCTTGTTAATTGCTTCTTTTTTGGCGGTCAAACTCAGCCTCTTGGTTTTAGATCCCAGACTAGGAGCAATTCTGGGGTTAGTAATTTGGGGTGCATACTTTTTACTTTTGATGTGGGTAAGTTCCACTACCGTTGGTTCTTTAATTGGTTCGGTGGTCAACACCGCCACTTCTGGCTTTCAGGCGATTATGGGTACAGCTACCGCTGCAATGGGCGCAAAAGCCATTAACCAGCAAGTAGTAGCCACAGCTGAAGCTGCCGCCGCCGCTGTCCGCCGAGAAGTAGGCAGCGCTATCGATCCTATGAGTATTCGGGAGAACGTAGAAGATTATCTAGAAAGACTACGTCCCCCCGAACTAGATTTATCGCAAATTCGTAGTGAATTTGAAAGATTAATCAAAGACCCACAATTGCTAGCAATTGCGGGTAGTCCTGATTTACGCAACATTGATCGTCAGAAGTTTATCGATTTAGTTAGCAGTCGTACTGACCTTTCTAGACGAGACATTAACCGCGTTTCTGACACACTGTATAACGTCTGGCAACAAGTAGTAGGGCAGCAACAACCAGTGCAAGACCGCTTGGGTGAGTTGATGGACTACTTAAAATCACTGCCATCAGGACAAACTAAAACAGATGAACTCAACGCCAAATTAGATCAGCTAGCAGCTGAAATGCGCTCGTCTAAAGAAGCTGATCAAAAGGCAACTCCAGGACCAATTCAACAAACAATCCAGCAAGGAATCTCTGCTTTGACTGGTGTTGTATTAGGACGAGCAGATTTGTCAGATTTGGATGTCGAAAAGATCTTGCGATCGCTCACCACTGCCAAAGACAAAGCCACCGAACAAGCAGATAAACTCGGCTTACCTACACCATCGCAACCCTACAGTCCAATTCGGGCTGATGCCGAAAACTACCTGCTGAATACCTATGCTTGGCAACTGAGTTCCGAAAGAATGGCTGAGGAATTTCGTGATGTGATCTACGACCCAGCCGCCGATCCTGGTACAGTCCGCAGAGAACTAGAGCGACTTTCTCGCAACGATTTCGCCAAAACCTTGCAACAGCGAGGACTGTTGACCCAAGGTCAAATTCAGCGGATTACAGAACGGCTAGAAATTGTCCGTAAAGAAGTGCTAGTCTTAGTCACCGCTGAAGAAGAAAGAGAAATCGTCCAAGACTTACAACGTGCGGTAGAAAGTTATCTGATCGTCACAGCAAAAGCAGATTTGACCCCAGAAGGAATTGAACATAACTTTAAACCTCTGTTAGCAGATCCAGACGCAGATTATGAAACCTTATCGCGACGATTAGCACAACTTGACCGCCAAGAAATGCGGAGAATATTACTACAACGTATTGATATTCAACAATACGAAGTAGACAACATTCTCAACGAATTAGAAAAACAACGCGATCACGTTTTAATTGAATCCAAAGGACTAGCAGAACAGGCACAATTTCAAGCAGAAAGTTTGTGGTTAAATGTAGAATCATATCTGCGTAACACTGGTAAAAGCGAATTAAATCCTAATGCGATCCGTGCGGATCTGAAAAAGCTGCTGGAAGATCCCCAAGCTGGAATGACAGCAATTCGCGCTCGATTGTCTCGCTTTGACCGCGATACCTTGGTACAGGTGTTAAGCCAACGACAAGATTTGAGCGAAGAACAAGTTAATCAAATCATCGATTCTGTTGAGGAATCTTGGCACAGCATTCGGCATACACCGCAAGCTTTAGCCGAAAAAGCAAAAGAGCAATATGACTCTGTTACCACCACGATCGCTGATTATTTGCGAAACACTGGTAAAGCAGAACTCAATCCCGAAGGGATTCAGCGAGACTTCAACAGACTATTTGAAAACCCCAAAGAGGGATCTGTCGCTTTGCGTCGTCGCTTATCGCAAGTAGATCGGGATACTTTGGTGAAATTGCTCAGTCAACGCCAAGACTTGAGTGAAACCCAGGTCAATGAAATAATTGATTCTGTGCAAACATCAATTCGCAACGTGATCAAAGCGCCCCGCCGCCTCGCTACTCGCACCCAGCAAAGAGTGCGAAACTTCCAAACTTATTTAGAAGAGTACCTGCGACAAACTGGTAAAGAAGAACTTAATCCAGAAGGGATCAAACGGGATGTGCAGTTATTATTGCATGATCCCCAAGTAGGGATGGAAAGTTTTAGCGATCGCTTATCTCATTTTGATCGTTCGACAATTATTGCTCTGCTAAAAATTCGTGAAGACATGACCGACGAAGAAGCAGCGCAAATTGCCGATAATATCATTTCGGTACGCGATCAATTTGTAGAACAGGTGCGGAGTATCCAAAGACGGATTCAAGATGTAATTGATGGAGTTTTTGCTCGTATCCGCTACTACCTCAATTCTTTGGAGCGCCCAGAACTCAATTATGATGGCATCAAGCACGATGTCCGCACATTTTTTGATGATCCCCAAGCTGGGTTTGATGCCTTACGCGATCGCTTATCTTCATTCGACCGTGATACCCTAGTGGCAATCATGAGTTCTCGTGAGGATATCTCCGAGGAAGATGCTAACCGCATCATCGACCAAATTGAACGGGCGCGCAACACAGTTTTACAACGTGCAGAACGCATACAACATGAAGCGCAACGTCGCTTAGAACAGGTGAAACATCAAGCACAACGGCAAGCAGAAGAAACCCGCAAAGCCGCAGCCACAGCAGCTTGGTGGTTATTTGCCACAGCAGTCGTCTCAGCTATTTTCTCGGCATTAGGAGGAGCGATCGCTGTAGCACCTTTGTAA
- a CDS encoding OmpA family protein, translating to MTENFSNQKPQISSEAELYSVNNSTKVIDELSELRSLLLGIEPPQVKKLYERLDNPHIHPEDISRLLPEAVILRSKQDKQLGEAIVSTVESAIQTSVKQDLNVLSEAFFPIMGPATRKAISSALEEMMQSLNQTLEHSLSPESFKWRLEAQRTGKSFAEIVLLRTLVYRVEQVFLIHKQTGLLLQHSVASQIAAQDADLVAAMLTAIQDFVKDSFRVQKEDKLQSLRFGELTIWIEEGPQAVLACIVRGNPPQELRLVFQETIEKIHLKLGHEINTFTGDTEPFQASTADLETCLAIQYKSASKKNYTYAWAFLSVIAIACSIWSFFAIRGQLRWHAYLQQLNSQPGIIVINTKQHNGKYFISGMRDPLAVDPQTLIQSTNLNPQTVISQWQPYFSLEPKFTTKRVEKLLQPPKTVSLKVDNNGILSASGSAPRQWIVEARKSWRFIPGITQFQDANLREIELRELELYKNQIEQQILLFSGGTTELISSEATKLPQLILAIQKLLDTAKYLRKNVQIKIIGHADASGTKQINMLLSLARANKILSYLKSQGINTSQFKIVGVGSNLPLQTELTPEIQTSNRRVSFQVILTNIPN from the coding sequence ATGACTGAAAATTTCTCTAATCAAAAACCTCAAATATCCTCTGAAGCAGAACTATATTCAGTTAATAATAGTACAAAAGTCATTGATGAACTAAGTGAACTTCGCAGTTTACTACTTGGTATTGAGCCACCGCAAGTTAAAAAACTTTACGAGCGATTAGATAACCCACATATTCACCCAGAAGATATTAGTCGCTTACTTCCAGAAGCTGTGATTTTACGGTCAAAGCAAGATAAACAATTAGGTGAAGCAATTGTTTCGACGGTTGAATCAGCCATTCAAACCTCGGTTAAACAAGATCTAAATGTGCTTTCAGAGGCGTTTTTTCCGATAATGGGGCCAGCTACTCGCAAGGCAATTTCTTCAGCTTTAGAGGAGATGATGCAATCTCTCAATCAAACCTTAGAACATAGCTTGTCACCAGAAAGTTTTAAGTGGAGATTAGAAGCGCAACGTACAGGTAAATCATTTGCCGAAATTGTCCTTCTACGTACATTAGTTTATAGAGTAGAACAGGTATTCTTAATACATAAACAAACTGGATTATTATTACAACATTCGGTAGCAAGTCAGATAGCCGCACAAGATGCAGATTTAGTTGCTGCTATGTTGACGGCTATTCAAGATTTTGTCAAAGACTCTTTTAGAGTACAAAAAGAAGATAAACTACAAAGTCTGCGCTTTGGAGAACTGACTATTTGGATTGAAGAAGGACCACAAGCAGTACTGGCATGTATTGTACGTGGGAATCCTCCTCAAGAATTAAGGTTGGTTTTTCAAGAAACAATAGAGAAAATTCACCTGAAACTTGGTCACGAAATTAATACCTTTACAGGGGATACAGAGCCATTTCAGGCAAGTACAGCTGATTTAGAAACCTGTTTAGCAATTCAGTATAAATCTGCCTCTAAAAAAAATTATACTTATGCATGGGCTTTTTTGAGTGTAATAGCGATCGCTTGTAGTATTTGGAGCTTTTTTGCCATTCGAGGACAACTGCGTTGGCACGCTTATCTTCAACAACTTAACTCTCAGCCAGGAATTATTGTGATTAACACCAAACAGCACAATGGCAAGTATTTTATTTCCGGAATGCGTGATCCTTTAGCAGTAGATCCTCAGACGCTGATACAATCTACAAATCTTAATCCTCAAACGGTTATCAGTCAATGGCAACCTTACTTCTCTTTAGAACCAAAATTTACTACTAAAAGAGTTGAAAAATTACTCCAACCACCCAAAACAGTATCATTAAAAGTTGACAATAACGGCATTCTTTCTGCTAGTGGTTCTGCACCTCGTCAGTGGATTGTAGAAGCTAGAAAATCATGGCGATTTATTCCAGGAATTACTCAGTTTCAAGATGCAAATCTGAGAGAAATTGAACTCAGGGAACTGGAATTATATAAAAATCAAATTGAACAGCAAATTTTACTTTTTTCTGGAGGAACAACAGAGTTAATTTCCAGTGAAGCCACTAAACTGCCACAATTAATCTTAGCTATCCAAAAACTGTTGGATACTGCTAAATACTTACGTAAGAATGTACAAATTAAAATAATAGGACACGCTGATGCATCTGGAACCAAACAAATAAACATGCTACTCAGTCTAGCCCGTGCTAATAAAATTTTATCTTACTTAAAATCTCAAGGAATCAATACTAGTCAATTTAAAATTGTGGGTGTAGGTTCTAACCTACCTTTACAAACTGAGTTGACACCAGAAATTCAAACATCTAACCGTAGAGTATCTTTTCAAGTTATTTTAACTAATATCCCTAACTAA